One genomic window of Eggerthella timonensis includes the following:
- a CDS encoding HAD-IC family P-type ATPase → MTEEQQARGLSAAEVAERVARGEVNVDAGVKTRSVRQIVRENVLTLFNAINAVLAVFVLFTGSYKNMLFMVVIVCNAAIGIVQEIRSKRTTDRLSIVASSKAAVLRDGARTELPLDQLVRDDVIELGRGDQIPADATVVSGACDVNESLLTGESKLVKKVAGDELMSGSFVNAGTVLARVRHVGAENYAAKISAEAKQHKAVNSEIMNSLNGIIRFVSVIIFPLGALLFARQFFSGEHVALNDAILSTVAALVGMIPEGLILLTSTVLAVAVVRLAKSKVLVQQLYCIETLARVDTLCLDKTGTITTGKMEVAAVEPLPGVERAVVDTALASIARADEDPNDTALAIVEHYAGGGVETLQPARMVPFSSDKKWSGAAFEGGACYVMGAGQFVLGDGFATVADRQNELAADARVLLLARVDGFDADGAIVGAPEPLGFVAIHDQIRATAAQTIRFFKEQGVDLKVISGDDPRTVSGIALKVGVPHAEAYVDATTLADDAAIADAIERYSVFGRVKPEQKKAFVVALQAKKHIVAMTGDGVNDTLALKQADCSVAMAAGSDAARNVAQLVLVDNDFAAMPKVVAEGRRSINNLQRSASLFLVKTLLSMALAVLFILLPWQYPFQPIQMTLISAFTIGLPSFVLALEPNKDRIKGRFLENVVVKSIPGAICAVLTILVVNVVGYEFLHLDYAHVSTLCVLLTAWVGALLIVRLSIPFTPIRAALLVAVVGGTVLGATVLHALFGIEPFTFGMTVLFTILAIGVTGLFHVLFNVFGAWHAKRLATMA, encoded by the coding sequence ATGACCGAAGAGCAGCAGGCGCGCGGGCTGAGCGCGGCGGAGGTCGCCGAGCGCGTGGCCCGCGGCGAGGTGAACGTCGACGCGGGCGTGAAGACGCGCTCCGTGCGCCAGATCGTGCGGGAGAACGTGCTGACGCTGTTCAACGCCATCAACGCCGTTCTCGCGGTGTTCGTGCTGTTCACCGGCTCGTACAAGAACATGCTGTTCATGGTGGTCATCGTGTGCAACGCGGCTATCGGCATCGTGCAGGAGATCCGTTCGAAGCGCACGACCGACCGCCTGTCCATTGTGGCCAGCTCGAAGGCTGCCGTGCTGCGCGACGGCGCGCGAACGGAGCTGCCGCTCGACCAGCTCGTGCGCGACGACGTCATCGAGCTGGGACGGGGCGACCAGATCCCCGCCGACGCCACCGTGGTGTCGGGCGCGTGCGACGTCAACGAGAGCCTGCTCACGGGCGAGAGCAAACTCGTGAAGAAGGTGGCGGGCGACGAGCTGATGAGCGGCTCGTTCGTGAACGCGGGCACGGTGCTGGCGCGCGTGCGGCACGTCGGGGCCGAGAACTACGCGGCCAAGATCAGCGCCGAGGCCAAGCAGCACAAGGCGGTCAACTCCGAGATCATGAACAGCCTGAACGGCATCATCAGGTTCGTCAGCGTCATCATCTTCCCGCTGGGGGCCTTGCTGTTCGCGCGCCAGTTCTTCAGCGGCGAGCACGTGGCGCTGAACGACGCCATCCTCTCGACGGTGGCCGCGCTCGTGGGCATGATCCCCGAGGGGCTCATCCTGCTCACGTCCACGGTGCTGGCCGTGGCCGTGGTGCGCCTGGCGAAGTCGAAGGTGCTCGTGCAGCAGCTGTACTGCATCGAGACGCTCGCGCGCGTGGACACGCTGTGCCTCGACAAGACGGGAACCATCACCACGGGCAAGATGGAGGTGGCGGCCGTCGAGCCTCTTCCGGGCGTCGAGCGGGCGGTCGTGGACACGGCGCTCGCGTCCATCGCGCGTGCCGACGAGGACCCGAACGACACGGCGCTCGCCATCGTCGAGCATTACGCGGGCGGCGGCGTCGAGACGCTGCAGCCTGCGCGCATGGTGCCGTTCTCGTCCGATAAGAAGTGGTCGGGCGCTGCGTTCGAGGGCGGCGCGTGCTACGTGATGGGCGCGGGGCAGTTCGTGCTGGGTGACGGGTTCGCCACGGTGGCCGACCGGCAGAACGAGTTGGCCGCCGATGCGCGCGTGCTGCTGCTGGCACGGGTGGACGGCTTCGACGCGGACGGCGCCATCGTGGGCGCGCCCGAGCCGCTCGGGTTCGTCGCCATCCACGACCAGATCCGCGCGACGGCCGCCCAGACTATTCGCTTCTTCAAGGAGCAGGGCGTCGATCTCAAGGTGATCTCGGGCGACGACCCGCGCACCGTGTCGGGCATCGCGCTCAAGGTGGGCGTGCCGCATGCCGAGGCCTACGTCGACGCCACCACGCTGGCCGACGACGCCGCCATCGCCGACGCCATCGAGCGCTACAGCGTGTTCGGCCGCGTGAAGCCTGAGCAGAAGAAGGCGTTCGTCGTGGCCCTCCAGGCCAAGAAGCACATCGTGGCCATGACGGGCGACGGCGTGAACGACACGCTCGCGCTCAAGCAGGCCGACTGCAGCGTGGCCATGGCGGCCGGCTCGGACGCGGCGCGCAACGTGGCGCAGCTCGTGCTCGTGGACAACGACTTCGCCGCCATGCCGAAGGTGGTGGCCGAGGGGCGGCGCTCCATCAACAACCTGCAGCGCTCGGCGTCGCTGTTCCTCGTGAAGACGCTCTTGTCCATGGCGCTGGCCGTGCTGTTCATCCTGCTGCCGTGGCAGTACCCGTTCCAGCCCATCCAGATGACGCTCATCAGCGCGTTCACCATCGGGCTGCCGTCGTTCGTGCTGGCGCTCGAGCCCAACAAGGATCGCATCAAAGGGCGCTTCCTGGAGAACGTCGTCGTGAAGTCGATCCCCGGCGCCATCTGCGCGGTGCTCACGATCCTCGTCGTGAACGTGGTGGGCTACGAGTTCCTGCACCTCGACTACGCGCACGTGTCCACGCTGTGCGTGCTGCTCACGGCATGGGTGGGCGCGCTTCTGATCGTGCGGCTGTCCATCCCGTTCACGCCCATCCGCGCCGCGCTGCTCGTCGCGGTGGTGGGCGGTACGGTGCTCGGGGCCACGGTGCTGCACGCTCTGTTCGGCATCGAGCCGTTCACGTTCGGCATGACCGTGCTGTTCACCATCCTGGCCATCGGCGTGACCGGCCTGTTCCACGTGCTGTTCAACGTGTTTGGCGCCTGGCACGCCAAGCGCCTTGCGACCATGGCGTGA
- a CDS encoding beta-ketoacyl synthase, whose protein sequence is MNGSIGKVVAAATAASLACEMPLPAIVNEVVAENPGGLGDDAFAEAIEAALGREIATDPGDLPQGFVHEGYLPEIPNPDAPLGPRRPEREFPR, encoded by the coding sequence ATGAACGGCAGCATCGGCAAGGTCGTCGCAGCGGCGACGGCGGCATCCCTGGCGTGCGAGATGCCGCTACCGGCCATCGTCAACGAGGTGGTGGCGGAGAATCCCGGCGGTCTCGGGGACGACGCGTTCGCCGAGGCGATCGAGGCGGCGTTGGGGCGCGAGATCGCGACCGACCCCGGAGACCTGCCCCAGGGGTTCGTGCACGAGGGGTACCTGCCCGAAATCCCGAACCCCGACGCGCCGCTGGGCCCCCGCCGCCCGGAACGGGAGTTCCCCCGCTAA
- a CDS encoding type II toxin-antitoxin system RelB/DinJ family antitoxin, whose protein sequence is MAATATLNVRLPEDLKDRGAQVLKREGVSVSDAVRGLYEYMEKEQRLPEFIKPANEDARRAAVGRKRSTLRDMVGILPASPCVEASTSWHDHLEWKTRPGVRA, encoded by the coding sequence ATGGCGGCGACGGCCACTTTGAACGTGCGTCTGCCCGAAGACTTGAAGGATCGCGGCGCTCAGGTGCTCAAGCGCGAAGGCGTGTCCGTGTCCGATGCGGTTCGCGGACTGTACGAGTACATGGAGAAGGAGCAGCGCCTTCCGGAATTCATCAAGCCGGCGAACGAGGACGCCCGCCGTGCGGCGGTGGGGCGCAAGCGATCCACCCTGCGCGACATGGTGGGCATCTTGCCCGCATCGCCATGCGTCGAAGCCTCGACCTCGTGGCACGATCATCTCGAATGGAAAACCCGCCCGGGCGTTCGCGCATGA
- a CDS encoding type II toxin-antitoxin system VapC family toxin, producing MKVLFDVNVIIDVWGKTDDFAFSFEAMDVAIVREFEMCITASMTPSIVYLLSARKLMSRKSAREAFGNLASLVEILDVTASDCLHAHEAFQGDYENDLIACSAKRTGVDVIVTRNKRDFAKSPVPALTPEEFVRAYKPADMEYELVEF from the coding sequence ATGAAAGTGCTGTTCGACGTCAACGTCATCATCGACGTTTGGGGCAAAACCGATGACTTCGCTTTTTCGTTCGAGGCCATGGACGTTGCCATCGTGCGCGAGTTCGAGATGTGCATCACGGCGAGCATGACGCCCAGCATCGTGTACCTGCTATCCGCGCGGAAGCTCATGTCGCGAAAAAGCGCGCGCGAGGCGTTCGGGAACCTGGCGAGCTTGGTCGAGATCCTCGACGTGACGGCTTCCGATTGCCTGCATGCGCACGAGGCGTTCCAGGGCGATTACGAAAACGACCTCATCGCCTGCTCGGCGAAGCGCACTGGCGTCGACGTGATCGTCACCCGCAACAAGCGCGATTTCGCGAAATCGCCGGTGCCGGCGCTCACGCCCGAGGAGTTCGTGCGCGCCTACAAGCCTGCAGACATGGAGTACGAGCTGGTCGAGTTCTGA